The stretch of DNA TAATTCCAAAGCATTTTTTTCCAAAAAAACAGCATCAACCAATATTCCGGGAATTTTGCTCTCAGCCGTAATTTTTCCCTCATGCAGAACAATAACTTTATCAGCTAACTCCAACGCCAGATCAAGGTCATGAGTTGCCATCAATAAAGCGGTATCTAACTCTTTTAAAGTTTCCAAAAGCTTACGCCTTGAACGTGGGTCAAGCGCCGCACTCGGTTCATCTAAAAGCAACAATAAGGGGTCTGTAATTAATAAACTCGCTAAGGCAACACGTTTTTTTTCTCCGACTGACAAATGATGCGGAGGGCGTTCGGATAAGTGTTCAATACCAAGTTTTTCCAAAATTTTATCAACAGCCTGTTTTTTCTGGGTTTTGTCAAGTTTATCTTCAAGCTCGGAATGAGCCAAAGAAAACAATAACTCCTCACGCACAGACGGCATAAACAGTTGATTATCAGGGTCTTGAAACAAAACAGCGGCATGCTTGCGAGCCAAGTGAACTTGAGAAGTAACATCTTCTCCGTTTAAAATAATGCTACCCTGTTGAGGGTGTAGACAACCGGAAAGAAGCAATAAAAGAGTAGACTTACCCGAACCGTTTGCACCCACCAAGGCAACTTTTTCTCCACGTTTCAAACTAAAACTTATATTGCTTAACTCGCCGTAATGTTGAGCTAAGTTGTTAGGACAAGTATTTGAGTTTAAGCTTCCGTTATATGAAAAACATAAATCTTTTACAGCTAAAAGCTTATCATCTAATACTGTTTTTTGTGTGTTTAAATTATGAGTTAGCGACATTGAGATAAATAATGCTTAAAAATGGTATCAAACTGCCTACAACAAGACAGCTCTCTTTTATACCCCAATTAAGTTTAAGATAAGGGTTAAAAATATAAGTATAACCACGAGTTAACATAGCAAAACGTACTTTTTCGGCACGATTGGCAGATTGAACCAACACAGAACCAATAAAAAAAGCATAGGTTTTAAGATTGCGTTTTATTCTTTTAACAAAAGTCAAAGACAAACTATCATGCTTCGTGCGTAAACGTAAAGCTCTTAATGAGCATATAAATTCTTCAATTAAAATAATAACATGCCTACACATCATCACAAAGACAGTACATAATTTTGGTGAAACCCTTAAAGATTGTAACGCACTCGCCAAAGTCGCAGAATCTAAGCCTTGAGTAAAAACAAACAAAAAAACTGCCGTCGCATTCACTTTCAACGTTGTCAAAAGACAAAAATAAAAACCATTTAAGTCAAGGTATAAAGATGAAAACAAGTGAATATTTCCGTTTATCTCAGAAAAAGAAAAAGGTAGAGTCAACCAAGTAAAAATTAAAAACAAATTTACAGTCAACAACATCTTAAATAAACGCGGAAAATTAACAGAACAAAAGAACGCCAAAACAAAAGCCAAAGCCAAAAGAACCGCCGAAAAACTCAAACGCACCGAAAAAACCACGGCTAAACTTAAAAACAAGGTTGCTAAAATTTTTGCCCTTGGGTCAAAGTTTAATAAAAAAGACGCTTGAGGCGTACAAAATATTTTTTCGTTTAGTTCCATAATCTTTTATTTATAAAATACAAGCTATTAAATCAAAAACCTTTCACAGTAACGCTTTCAAAGTTGGAAGTAGACAACAAACTCGGTGAAACTTTTGCCAAAAAACCCACCGCAAAGGCTGTAACCAACCCCTCACAGAAAGCCAAAGGTAAATGACTAAAAGCAAAAAGCCAAGCTGTTTTTAATAATAATTCATTACTAAAAAGTAGCATAAAGAACACTAAAACAACAGCGAAAAAAACCGCACTAAAACCCGCAAAAAATGCCCAAAAAAGACCTTTAACCGTATTTAAGTTAAAAGTAAGAGGCTGTGAACTTTTAGAGTGAGTTGCCAAATAATTTAAACAAGGTTTTTGAAATAACCAAAAACTCACTAAAGCCGGAACAGCCATAATAACCGTATTTACCCCCAAAGCCCAAAGACCACCAAATTGAAATAAAATCGCCTGTAAAAACAATGCGTTAAAAATCGCAGGAACAGCAGCATAACCAAGCGTAAGCCCCATTAAAGCCAGTAAGGCAAAGTGTGCCGAACTCGCACCTATAGGCACTTTAATTAAAGAGGCAATAAAAAAGGCACTGCCAAAAACCGCCGCTTTCGGTAGGTCTTTAAGTTCAGTTTTTTTCAGACTATAAGCCAAAAGACCTATACTTATTCCCCACCCTCCTGCCAACACAGGTGCAGATAAAATTCCTTCGCTGATATGCATTGTTTCTCCAAACGAAAAGCAGTCAATAACCTTAGATAAATCAAGTTTTGGCGTTAAGTTTTTTTACGCTTAATAATGTAACTAATAAAATAATATAAACACATCAGATTTAAAAACAAGCTTAAACCAAAAATTGCTATTCTAAACGATATCTTATAAGGTGAAATATTCTTATTATTTTCAGTCTCTTGCACTTGTGCTGAAACATTTTTTTCATTTTCTTCCATACGTTTTATCTCTAAAACAACTTCGCTCGCATGTCCCTGACCATCTTTTAAGCGTACTGTCCAAGTTCCGTCAACAGGAGGCAAAAAACTAAAACGCCCTAAAGCGTCTGTACGCCCGTTTTGAAATTCAATTTCTTGCCCGCCTCCGCCTGCTCCGCCTGTCCCTTCTTGTTCCGGAACTAAACCGGAACCTTTAGGAGGATAAATTTTAATACTTGCGTAAGAAACCGGTTCTGATGAAGAATAGTTAAATTCAAGGCTCACAACATTCTGATCCGTTAAACGAGTATAGCCTATACCATGCGCCAAAACATTAGGAGTATGGGCCAAACAAAATAACACAACGAACATCAAAACCAGTTTAAACTTAACGCAAGCAAACATTAACGCACCTCAAACACTAAAACAGTACGCAAAACATGATTTTCAGCGTCTTTTCCTGTTTGTTTTGCCGTGTGTTCAGAACGTATCATCCAAATACCGGGGTGAGTAATTTTAACTTTAAAAGTATCTTTTTCTGATTCGGTATAATAGGCGTAAGTATTACTTTCCTTAGTAAAACCGTCATAAG from Desulfovibrio litoralis DSM 11393 encodes:
- a CDS encoding energy-coupling factor ABC transporter ATP-binding protein — its product is MSLTHNLNTQKTVLDDKLLAVKDLCFSYNGSLNSNTCPNNLAQHYGELSNISFSLKRGEKVALVGANGSGKSTLLLLLSGCLHPQQGSIILNGEDVTSQVHLARKHAAVLFQDPDNQLFMPSVREELLFSLAHSELEDKLDKTQKKQAVDKILEKLGIEHLSERPPHHLSVGEKKRVALASLLITDPLLLLLDEPSAALDPRSRRKLLETLKELDTALLMATHDLDLALELADKVIVLHEGKITAESKIPGILVDAVFLEKNALELPLSLLKS
- the cbiM gene encoding cobalt transporter CbiM; the encoded protein is MHISEGILSAPVLAGGWGISIGLLAYSLKKTELKDLPKAAVFGSAFFIASLIKVPIGASSAHFALLALMGLTLGYAAVPAIFNALFLQAILFQFGGLWALGVNTVIMAVPALVSFWLFQKPCLNYLATHSKSSQPLTFNLNTVKGLFWAFFAGFSAVFFAVVLVFFMLLFSNELLLKTAWLFAFSHLPLAFCEGLVTAFAVGFLAKVSPSLLSTSNFESVTVKGF
- a CDS encoding energy-coupling factor transporter transmembrane component T family protein; amino-acid sequence: MELNEKIFCTPQASFLLNFDPRAKILATLFLSLAVVFSVRLSFSAVLLALAFVLAFFCSVNFPRLFKMLLTVNLFLIFTWLTLPFSFSEINGNIHLFSSLYLDLNGFYFCLLTTLKVNATAVFLFVFTQGLDSATLASALQSLRVSPKLCTVFVMMCRHVIILIEEFICSLRALRLRTKHDSLSLTFVKRIKRNLKTYAFFIGSVLVQSANRAEKVRFAMLTRGYTYIFNPYLKLNWGIKESCLVVGSLIPFLSIIYLNVANS